Part of the Salmo trutta chromosome 2, fSalTru1.1, whole genome shotgun sequence genome, CATTTAAGCAGTAGTGTCACGACATGTATAGATTCTGGTGGTTGTTGAAGTAGGTCATTGTCTTGACAACCAGGTCCAAATACTACTTTCTCTTCTTGAAGCTGGTGCCATTGGTGGAGACAGAGTGGCCATTTGGGCGACTGGACTTGATGGATTCTTCTGGCCGTCTTTTTCTGTAGGTCTGGGATAAAATCAGTCAACTTCCGACCATTGAAAAACcaacataaatattcagacatGCCTTTAAATTAATCCCTAACGTAACAAAGAACATGGTCGTATTTGTGAACTTTTCCAATCATtttaaaaatacactttttttttttaccgtgtCCTATTATACAGAGCACAGTTTTAATCCAGTGTTCATGGGAAGGTTACCCCAAGGCGTTACTGTACCTGGACGTAGAAGTTGACAAAAAGGATGACGAGGGTGGCCATATAGGAGAACTGGAAGAGCAGGCATCCGACGGGGAAACCACAAGGGACGACGATCGCAGACAGGGTGTGTGTGATGGTCAGTATAAACTGGatctgagacagagggagagcaaaAAGGGGGAACCCCCCGTCAAGAGTCTTATTATTCCACTAACATGCGTGGCTTTTATTGTCCCATGTCTATGGTTAATGTAGGCCGTTGCTCTTAGACTAGAAGAGTAGTTCCCTTCACTGTTCAAGTGAGATCATACAGGCTTGATTGAAAACGAGCACTCGTTTCATGAAAGGAATTTGCAACCAGTGTACTCACCAACTGAGCCTGAGTCAGGTACCGCTTCCACCAGAGGTATTTCTGCATGGAGGGTATTGTGGACAGACCATAGTAGGAGTACATACACACATGGATGAAACTGTTAAGAGTCGGCCCAAAGAAACCTTGAAAAAAAGATTTTGGAAAAATGTATTATTGATTGACATACTTGACAAACCTTTCACATTGAATTCAGCAGTTTGGTCTGTCACCAAGGCAACACAACTACGTgagaaaaataataaaacatattttgcaaatTGCTTGTAGCAGGGACATGTTCAAGTTGTTTGGGCTagttttatttacttattttttaTTACAGGACAGGGCATGCTAACTCTTGAGCTTGCTCATGGTTTTGGGTTTCTTCCTGGTGTAGTTACATATGGCCTGCTGGGATGGGATGACACTGCTGCCGGCCTCATGAGGGGGAGGGCGGATCccttattttattacattttatttaacctttatttaactaggcaagtcagttaagatcaaattcttatttacaatgacggcctaaccctaccggacaacgctgggcaaattgtgcactgccttatgagactcccaatcacggccggatgtgatacagcctggaatcaaaccagggtctgtagtgacacccctagcactgagatgcagtgccttagcccTGCTTGAAGAACGTTGGCGTAATCAGCAAAATCACAACTACCCCCGTTGGGCTTCAACATTGAAGAATAGGTGTTAGAACGTTTCCACAGGAAGAACATCAACCTCAGCTCTTGTCTCAATCTGACCCTAACGTTAACCTATATCAAAGATGAtggataaatgaagatgtccCACTCAGGCCGTTTGCCATTGACATTTTCTTTCACGGTTCCGGTCTACTTAAGCAGGTGGCTCTCCCATAGGCACCAATAcattagcagctgggtctggtccatagagaatgatagaggcctatAGTGGCTAAAAGGTCGTAATAGCTGGAGTCCAACCGGGTCATAAGGAGGGATCTgccaatcgtgaagaagaaaatggactcctTTAAAATATAGGTAGCCTTAATTACTTTGCCCAGACTGTCACATAAGCTATAATGGCACATATACAAAGATGAGTCTTCTATATATCTCTATGGTCTGACCTGTTTAGTTCACTGACTGTATATGAACCAGAAAAAAGGAGCGAGTGAGATGTCTCGCTTCCCTCTTCCGTCTCTGCCTATATCACGCCCAAAGCCCCCTACTGATTCGCTCTTACATCAATCGAGTCCCTTTGAAGGATGCATTCTAACAGTGATGTAGGTGGAAGTGGGTGTGACCTACTCTGTCCACAGGGAATCCAGTTCAGAACACACCACCAGATGTTGAACATGGAGGCGTGGTGATAAACGTGCAGGAAGGTGATCTGGCTGTTCTTCTTCCGCAGCACAAAGAAGATGGTGTCCAGGAACTCAATCACCTTGGAGAAGTAGTACCACCACAGCACCTTTGCAACCTGGTGAGTTTATAGAAGAGCATGTAGGGGACTGTGCAGTAATATGGCCAGTAGTGGATCAACTTCCCTTTCATGATCATGTCTGTAACTATGACCCTTCAGAAAAGAAACACCAGAAATGTGACCACCATGTCATTTCAATATTTTAGTGTGCTAGTGGATATACATTATTATTCTTTCATTTACAGctaatgtaactgtaattaaGTTATGTCTTTCATTGTAATTCATTTAATTGTAATACATTGTAATTAACTCTCTTTGTGTTTAATAAATTACACATTTGTATTCTTGCACATGTTGCTTCACGTTATcacattcatatatatatattattttcaaaCTAAGGGGGGAGAGGTGCAGAagatgggggatgggggggatGCCATTCGTGGACACTAGCTGACAGAAATATATTATACAACCCATTCCCTTTGAAGTTGTAGGAGGTAACAGCATGTGATGGTACTCACAGATCCACCACTCTTTTCCCAGGGAAAGCTGGACCTCTAGCATTTCCTCACACTctggaaccagcctgatctcgCCAGCTTACATAAATGATTCTCCATAGTGAATAATGTAATCCGTGTATCCGAGATCAGGCTGGTTGTCCGAGGCTACACAGCAAGGGCTTTAGCATATTTCACTTGAGTCACGGAGAACTGATTTATACAAGctccatatactgtatgtactgtatttgtatttattttacctttatttaactaggcaagtcagttaacgaGAGCCCCCAATAGGAACAGACATAGCAATGATAGCATCTGTTGAGACACTTGATATGTGAGCGCAGGAGACATTGCATTTCTTAACTAGATGGTTGCAACGTTTTCTAATAAGTAGTAAGGGAACAACAGTCCACACGACATGACTCCTTTCTTCAAAATGTTAAGAGTAGGTTTGTGTTATTCATTAGATAGACTTCTGCATTTCTATGTCAGTGGTTTTCAGAGGCCAGTCATGGAGTAGACAGCAGAGCCCAGCACAAGTGTTACTGAGAGGGGAAGGATAGAGGGTGGGAAggagtcagcacacacacacacacacacacacacacgcacacacgcacacacgcacacacacacacacgcacacacgcacacacgcacacacacacacacacacacacacacacacacacacacacacacacacccgcatgcgcacgcgcacacacgcacacacacacacacacacacacacacacacacacacacacacacacggtgttaCTCACCCTGAGGTCCGCCTCCCCTGCCTCGTGGAGTCCCTGACACTGCAGACGGTAGCCTGCCGACAAGGTTGCCGAGACAAGCTGCAACCAAAACGCCCCGGTCAATGTCACAGTATAACTCTCaccaccccccaccacacacacacacacacacacacacacacacacacacacacacacacgcaccatttccctgtaacacacacaccccccaccctgctccacacacacacccctccccacacacacacatcggtaTCCCTGTCCTGACTGACTGAGCTGAGGCAGTAGCCCAACCCTCCCTGCCTTTCTCTGCCGTGTCAGTCTAACCCAGTGAGCAGTTATAATGGTATTAGGTCACCCATGTATAAACTTCCACAAAGAGGGATATATGACTGCTCTCTGCAACCTAACTGTGCTCAAGTGCTCTTCAAATAGAT contains:
- the elovl2 gene encoding elongation of very long chain fatty acids protein 2; translation: MNHLQSLDERLNKLFYFLFEDRDSRVRGWLLLDSYLPTLSLTILYLLSVYLGSKYMRNRPAYSLKGVLQVYNFSVTMLSLYMLVELVSATLSAGYRLQCQGLHEAGEADLRVAKVLWWYYFSKVIEFLDTIFFVLRKKNSQITFLHVYHHASMFNIWWCVLNWIPCGQSFFGPTLNSFIHVCMYSYYGLSTIPSMQKYLWWKRYLTQAQLIQFILTITHTLSAIVVPCGFPVGCLLFQFSYMATLVILFVNFYVQTYRKRRPEESIKSSRPNGHSVSTNGTSFKKRK